The Cloeon dipterum chromosome 3, ieCloDipt1.1, whole genome shotgun sequence genome includes a region encoding these proteins:
- the LOC135941246 gene encoding G-protein coupled receptor Mth2-like gives MKFLCLVLLLVTLVSALQQAPLENFTVKCCPVGLYLDSSNSKCIYENGTESSTQIYRPSCSHGMYLLNPNANEEDFFHENSDGDLVLQELENDDANEPVSNGTWCAANIQSQRGRLTTALVCFEDDNEEYSSGVMHDVYGVCILISVIFFILTLAVYVLLPELRDVQGLCLMANIFSLILGYFMLSVIQLFGSVLSDASCIFSAFFLYYWLLSAFFWLSVVSFNVWRNIVPSRSCMMTGRTKFISFTCYAWGTPAVFLLLVIGAHYVPEDFGSLYKPRFGVSSCWFYGPEETWLYFYGPISIIICANIYFFMTSAFHVWRSDDSNNGTQVKSKKFKWLMYLKLFIVMGITWIFEVASFAEGSKSWFWYITDVLNCLQGIIFFLILICRQRVLRLICTRPWGYKMFGDRFQGTPDELDSDDDDDDENAEVVELANPSNK, from the exons ATGAAGTTTTTGTGTTTAGTGCTGCTATTAGTGACACTTGTTTCAGCATTGCAGCAAGCCCCGCTTGAGAATTTCACGGTGAAATGCTGCCCGGTCGGACTTTACTTGGATAGTTCCAATTCGAAATGCATTTATGAAAATGGGACTGAAAGTAGCACCCAAATTTATAGACCTTCATGCTCGCATGGCATGTACCTGCTCAACCCAAATGCGAACGAGGAAGATTTTTTCCACGAAAATTCTGATGGTGACTTAGTGCTACAAGAGCTCGAGAATGATGACGCAAACGAACCAGTATCAAACGGAAC ATGGTGTGCAGCAAATATACAATCGCAGCGTGGGAGGCTCACAACAGCGCTAGTTTGTTTTGAAGATGACAATGAAGAATACTCATCAGGAGTTATGCACGACGTTTATGGCGTTTGCATTCTCATCTCGGTTATCTTTTTCATTCTAACCCTGGCTGTTTACGTGCTTCTGCCGGAACTGCGCGACGTGCAAGGCCTTTGTCTGATGGCCAACATTTTTAGTCTTATTTTGGGCTACTTCATGCTCTCTGTTATTCAGCTCTTTGGCTCGGTACTCAGTGATGCATCATGTATATTCTCAG caTTCTTTCTATACTACTGGCTGCTCTCTGCATTTTTCTGGCTCAGCGTTGTCTCATTCAACGTTTGGAGAAATATAGT CCCATCTCGCAGTTGCATGATGACCGGACggaccaaatttatttccttcacATGTTACGCGTGGGGCACTCCTGCagtatttttgcttttggtcATCGGCGCCCACTACGTGCCTGAAGACTTTGGTTCGCTCTACAAACCTCGCTTCGGAGTTTCAAGTTGCTGGTTTTACG GTCCCGAAGAAACGTGGCTTTACTTTTACGGACCGATCTCGATAATTATTTGCGCCAATATCTACTTCTTCATGACATCGGCATTTCATGTTTGGCGTAGTGACGACAGCAACAACGGCACACAAGTCAAGTCCAAAAAGTTCAA ATGGTTGATGTACTTGAAACTGTTCATCGTGATGGGCATTACTTGGATATTTGAAGTTGCCTCTTTTGCTGAAGGAAGCAAATCATGGTTTTG GTACATAACAGACGTCCTCAACTGCCTTCAAGGGATTatcttttttctaattttaatctgcCGCCAACGGGTGCTCCGACTGATCTGCACGCGACCATGGGGGTACAAGATGTTTGGCGACCGTTTCCAGGGCACGCCTGATGAACTCGACTCGgacgatgacgacgacgacgaaaaCGCCGAGGTCGTCGAGCTAGCAAATCCGTCCAACAAGTAG